Proteins co-encoded in one Nyctibius grandis isolate bNycGra1 chromosome 14, bNycGra1.pri, whole genome shotgun sequence genomic window:
- the SEPTIN5 gene encoding septin-5, whose amino-acid sequence MDSIIIQERLVERLLSPRTQAQRSHPAKLKDHEKQYVGFATLPNQVHRKSVKKGFDFTLMVAGESGLGKSTLVNSLFLTDLYKDRKLLNAEERINQTVEIVKHTVDIEEKGVKLKLTIVDTPGFGDAVNNTECWKPITDYIDQQFEQYFRDESGLNRKNIQDNRVHCCLYFISPFGHGLRPVDVEFMKALHEKVNIVPLIAKADCLIPSEIRKLKERIREEIDKFGIKVYQFPECDSDEDEDFKQQDRELKESAPFAVIGSNTVVEAKGQRVRGRLYPWGIVEVENQAHCDFVKLRNMLIRTHMHDLKDVTCDVHYENYRAQCIQQMTSKLTQDNRIESPIPILPLPTPDTETEKLIKMKDEELRRMQEMLQKMQQQMQDQ is encoded by the exons ATGGATTCGATCATCATTCAGGAGCGGTTGGTGGAGCGGCTGCTTTCTCCACGGACGCAGGCACAGCGAAGCCACCCGGCCAAGCTGAAG GACCATGAGAAGCAGTACGTGGGCTTTGCCACTCTGCCGAACCAGGTACACCGGAAATCCGTGAAGAAGGGTTTCGACTTCACCCTCATGGTCGCAG GAGAGTCGGGTCTGGGCAAATCCACGCTGGTGAATAGCCTGTTCCTGACAGACCTCTACAAAGACAGAAAGCTCCTCAACGCAGAGG AGAGAATCAACCAGACAGTGGAGATCGTCAAGCACACGGTGGACATTGAGGAGAAGGGTGTCAAGCTGAAGCTGACCATAGTGGACACACCAGGCTTTGGAGATGCCGTTAACAACACTGAGTG CTGGAAGCCCATCACTGACTACATCGACCAGCAGTTTGAACAGTATTTCCGTGATGAGAGTGGCCTGAACCGGAAAAACATCCAGGACAACCGAGTGCATTGCTGCCTCTACTTCATCTCACCCTTCGGGCACGG gctgaggCCTGTGGATGTCGAGTTCATGAAGGCTCTGCATGAGAAGGTCAACATTGTGCCTCTGATTGCCAAAGCCGACTGCCTGATCCCCTCCGAGATCCGGAAGCTAAAAGAGAGG ATTCGGGAGGAGATTGACAAATTTGGCATTAAAGTGTACCAGTTTCCTGAGTGTGACTCTGATGAAGATGAGGACTTcaagcagcaggacagagagcTGAAG GAGAGCGCTCCCTTTGCCGTCATCGGCAGTAACACTGTGGTGGAGGCGAAAGGCCAGCGGGTCCGTGGACGGCTGTACCCCTGGGGCATTGTGGAAG tgGAAAACCAGGCGCACTGCGACTTTGTGAAGCTGCGGAACATGCTGATCCGGACACACATGCACGACCTGAAGGACGTCACTTGCGATGTCCACTATGAGAACTACCGAGCTCAGTGCATCCAGCAAATGACAAG CAAGCTGACTCAGGACAACAGGATAGAAAGCCCGATTCCTATCCTGCCTCTCCCAACACCGGACACTGAGACAGAGAAGCTGATCAAAATGAAGGATGAGGAG TTACGGCGGATGCAAGAGATGCTGCagaagatgcagcagcagatgcAGGATCAGTGA